The sequence TATACGTCTTTACCGGCGACAGTCCATTCAGTATATAATTGCCTTTGGCGGTTGTGCCTGCTTCCTTACCATTTAAAATAATATGATAGCGGACAATATCATCGTACTTTACAGGCTTATCCCAAATAAGGGTGGCCGATGTGGCCGATAGGGTACCCGGCGCTACCATTAGTTTTTGAGGTGCCTCAGTAGCAAAGGCAGCGGACAATCCGCTTAACAGCAGGGCAAGCAATAGGTATTTCTTTTTCATTAATGGCAATAATTGGTGGCGTGCTGCACACACGATAGGTAAAAGTATACATTGCCCTGAAAAATACCGTCCCGAACTGTTATGACGATGTTATACTTGCGTTTAGGTATTACGCCTTGGCCGCATTTTTTTTGGCGGGCCGGTACGCGGGGCAACTTTTACGTAAGATCTAACTGGTGCTGGTGGTGCTTCCTCAACCATGTTTAAGCGTAGTTCCTTACCGTGCAGCATGTAGCCGTCAAGCGCGTCAACCGCGGCATCAAGACCGGCCCTTTCGGTAATTTCGAGAAAGGCGTAGCCTTTAGAGATCCTTGTTTTTTTATCCCTTACAATTTTAATGGTACTTACCGTAGCGTGAAGGCTAATTAATTGCACCAGTTCCATTTCGGTAGTATCTAAGGGAAAACCACCGACATATAATTTAACCATAACCTACATTTAGTGTCAGGATAAAAATAAGCATTCTGTTTGAGATATGGTTCAGTATTTTTACCTGTTAATTTTAGCTATTTTTTCGGCATAGCGGTAGTTTATTGATCTATTTGCTATTTATTTAACCACAAAGGTCGCAAAGGAAGAAACACAAAGGGCACAAAGATTTTAGTTGGAGATATTTAAGTTTTTAAAGGCGCAAAGCTCGTTTTTTGCCTTTGTGAGTTTTGTATCTTATCTTCTTTTTTCAATTCCCTGTATTCTTTGTGGAATCAACAACACGAAGATCTTTGTGTACTTTGTGATTAAATCATCGATAATTTAACACGTAACAGCGCTAAAACCAAACATAAATCAGCATCTTTAAGCAACCAAGACCAACACCAAATGAAAAGTGTATTTAACCCTGCCGATGTTGCCGAATTAACCGGCCGTATTAATAATTTAACACCTGCCACGCAACCACAATGGGGCAAAATGAGCGTGTCGCAAATGCTGGCGCATTGCAATGTGAGTTACGAAATGGTGTACGATCCTGAAAAACATCCCAAGCCCAAAGGACTGATGAAGTTTATTGTGAAGGCCTTTGTAAAGAAAGTGGTAGTTGGCCCCAAACCTTACAAAAGGAATACCCCGACAGCCCCGGCTTTTATTATTAAAGATGACAGGAGCTTTGAAACCGAGAAAGCCCGATTGACAGACTACCTCAACCAAACCCAGCAGCTTGGCGAAACACACTTCGACGGTAAAGAATCGCACTCGTTTGGGCCATTAACGGTGGGCGAGTGGAATACCATGTTTTATAAACATTTGGATCATCATTTAATGCAATTTGGGGTGTAGGGTATGATGCAGAAATTTGTAAAAGCAGCGTTATTTGTTTGGCTTACCGGATGTGCGCAAACCTTGCTTGCCCAAAACCCTTTAACCAGCAGCCCGGCTTTTCCCGAACGGGGGCAGGAGGTAACTATTACCTACCACGCCGGATCGCCCGGTGCTAAAATACCTGCGGGCGCAAAAAACATCAGCCTGGTGTTTACCTACTCTACCTTTTACGAGTTACCTTATAAGTTACCACTGGTGCAGCACGGTAACGATTGGTCGGTTACTTTTAAATTGCAGCGCTACGCCACCTTTGCCACGTTTTATGTGCAAAGCGACAATATAATTGATAAGCCCGCCGATAATAAACATTACAATATAGCCGTATACACCAACGGTAAACGGGTAGAAAACGGCTACCTGCACGAGGCTTACAGCCTGAGCGCGCAAATGGGCCGTAGTGCACTGGTGCACGATATGCAACGTCAGTTGCTGCAGACCGAACTGGAGAATTACCCCGATAATTACGAGGCGAAGATCCGTTTGATCACCAATGGCATAGCCGGCACTAAAGACGCGGCCGAAAAGAAAAAGCTATACGAACAAGGCGAGCAGATGATTGCCGGTTACTTTGCCCAGGCCCCCACCGTTATGGGCCGCATTAACAAGGTAACCATGGGCTACCTGATCCTGGGTGAGAACAGCCGGGTCGATTCCGTACACCGTGTGGTGGTTAACAAATACCCAAACAGCGATGCCGCCATGGATCTGCTGACCGAGATCGTCAACAAAGAGAAGGATACCACTAAGCGCATTATCAAACTGGAGCAGGCCTTAAAAACAGCTAAAGACCCGCGTGGCGATGGCGCTAAATCGCTACACTCGGACTTGTTTGATTATTACGCGGCCCGCAAGAATGCGCCAAAAGCATTGTATCATGCCCGCTTTTTCAGGAATGATACCAGTCCGCACCGTGCGCGTACCTTAAAGGAAATTGCCGAAACGCTGACCAAAAACCACTTAGCACCGGATACAGCGTTGAAATATGCCGGCCAGGCACTGGCCATTGTTGACACTTACCCGGTAGGCATTATCCGTTATTTCCCTGAGTTTGGCTATATTCCCGCTTATGTAGCCGATAGTACCCGTGCTAAGCAAGTGGGTATGGCCAGGGCAAGTTTGTTATCGATAGCAGCTATCAATCATATATCAAAAGGCCATACGATAACTGCTATAAAAGAAGCTGATGAGGCTGTAACTTTGTCAGACGATAAGCAAACGTTGAATAATATAGCCTGGGTTTACGAGCGTCAACATCAGCCCGAAAAAGCCTTTAACACCTATTGGAAGATATTACTTAAAGAACCCGGCGATAGCCTTGCCCTTAAAGCATCCCGCAAAAATTACCAGGCCTACAAAGGTTCGGCCGATGGGTATAAAGAGCGCCTGGCCGAACTGGAAAAAATACAAAAGCAGCAAATGACCCGCCTGGTTAAAAAAGAATTGCTGAACCTGCCCGGTCCGCAATTGTTAGCCATTACCGATTTGCAGGGCCACCCGCTGGATAAGGAAAGCCTGAAAGGCAAGGTGGTGATCATGGATTTTTGGGCTACCTGGTGCGTACCCTGTATGGAGGAATTGCCCTACCTGCAAAAGGTATATACCAAGTATAAAGATAACCCCAGGGTTGTGTTTATGGTGATAAACAGCGGTAGCAAAAACACACTTGCCGATGCGCAAAACTGGGCCAAGCAACATAGTAACTACACTTTTCCGTTGTTTTATAACGGCGACAGCAATATTGGCGATAAGGTTGGCTTTAACCTGATACCTACCATCGCCGTGCTCGATCGATCGGGCAAGATGCAGTTGCGCACCATTGGTTTTGAAGGCGCGGTGTTAGAGCAAAAGCTAAGCGCCGGGATTGACCTGCTGTTGGAGGGGATGTAAATTCGACATGAGAAGTAGTGTCCCCCCAAAAAAAATCACGTCGGGGCTATTGGTGGGTAGAAACAAAATAAGACACGAAGCGTTCCGAGCGGAACGCTTCGTGATGACCGCATGGAATCTACCGACCAAATGTGCCTGACGGCACATTCGGAATACTTATGAAAGCATAGGCCTCTGTGCCCTCTGTGTTTCTCCCTCTGTGGCCTCTGTGGTTAAATCAACCTTATCCCTACCATGAACCCATGTTAGCATCCATCCAATTGATGCGTTGCTGCAGAAAATCTTTCATATAGGCTACTTCTTTATCGTAAGTGCCCAGCCAAACGGCGTTTGGCCATACATATTGGTCTAATATCGGCCATTTCTTAAAGTTTTCCTGCTGCGATAGTTTCAGGTAGGCGGCGGTTTGGTCGATATCGGTAAAGATCTGCTTAACCTCTTTTTCCCTTATCTGTGCCCATTTGGCTCGCACTTTTAAATCGTAGGTTGGGTCTTGCGCCAGGCGGATCATCCAGGTAGCGTCGCGGATAAACCAGATGCCGGTTGGGTTTTGGGCAGGGGTATAATTGATGTTACCTGCGCTCAGATCAAAATCCCAGATGGGGCCCATATTCAGTTTGCCGTCGCGGTCTTTATAGTAGAAGATACTGCTGAAATCGCGGGCATCGTTCTCAAATATCTCGTTGGTAAAATACCAGGTGATAAACGAATCGGGGTTGATGTATTTGGCATAACCCTTATCCGGGTCTTTAAAATCGGCCGAGAACAGGGCATCTTCGGCAGCCTGGAAATAATTGTGGATATAATCCAGCTGTTTAGCGGTAGGCGCGTCCGGCGATTTTACCACAAAGGGCAAATTCTTAGTGGTTCTGAACCACGATGCACCGTCAAGTTTCTGGTCAAGCTCTACCAGGTAACCGCCAGTAATTTCGCTGTCGGATGTGTTTTTATCGCTCAGCTCCTTTATCGCTACCCGGTTTGAATTAACTTCAACCGAGGTAGTGAGCAGGTAATTACCCACAAATTCGCCGTTCAGTACTACTTCAACAAAGCGGCAATCGGGGGTAAAGTCGGCGCCCAGTCTTTTGCCCAGTTGCAGGGCCAGGTAGTTACGCATCAGGGTTTTATCATCATAATTGGCCAACAATATCCAATCCTTAGCCGCGGCCATACCCAGCATCATTATCTTCGAATCGAACTTGATCTTATACGGCTTCTTCTTAAACTCGGGCAAAGCCCAGGTAGAGTTGCCATGACCTTTTATCTGCATGGTCATGCTGTTAACCTCCTGCGTAAAGCCCTGGTTAGCATCAATAATAACACTGCCTTTTACATAGTTATCTTTAGAGGAAATAGCCGATGCCGATGTGATGTATAAAACAGGCAGCCCGGTAAACACCTTAAACTTTACCGTATAAGTTTTAACATCGCCGGTGGCCGAGGTAACATTTAGGATAACCGGCTTGGTGTAATCGGTAATAGTAACGCCGCTTACCTGGGTGGTGTCGCCTACTTTTACAGTGGTGTTGGCCGTGCGCGTGGTAAAGGTTAAAGCCAGTTTTTTTACCAGCATCCTGTCGGGAACTAACGCGGTGATATCCGTACCCGATATGGTGCAGGTAACATCGGCAGCAATTTTGCCGGTATTGTTTTTAGCCTGGATAACAGCCGATGTTATGCCAGCGCTATCAGGCTTTACAACCGGTTTAATTTCTTCGCCATCTATGGTGGTGGTGCCTTTTTTGCAGCACCATACACTTAAAGCTATCAATACTAACAGCGCGTACCTTTTTATCATATTTTTTTGCACGTAAACTATCCCGGGGAATGCACTATTGCATCCCATTTTTAATTCCTCCACGAAAACGGCTGCTTTTGGTAGATGAGCCTTTTATGAGATAACAAAACCAACGCCTGCGCGTACCGGATTTTGTTGGGGGACAAAGATAAAAAATATAAATATATTTTTACTTAACCTGTTGATAGTGAATTTCATTACTAATTGTTACTTTCGGCTACCAGATAACCGTTTATGATGAAAAACTTACTCCTTTTAGGCATGCTTATTATAGCCGCAGGTGTGGCCGCGCAGCAAAAACCAGTACCATCGGGCGTGTACCACGTGGCCGATGCGCCTGTTGTTAAAAGCGGCGACCGCGAAAGCCGCAAGTTTGCCGAGGGCAGCACCGCCGAATTGAGTTACTTCCGTGTGCATAGCAGCACGCAATATAAAGGCGCGGCACCCAAACCGCCGCATGCCCAAACCGATATCGAAGAACTGATCTTTGTTACCGAAGGCACCATGAAGTTTACCATGGGCGATAAAAGCCAGGTGTTGAAAAAGGGCAGCATTGTGCTGGTGCCCCCACATACCATGCAGGCTACCGAGAACGCAGGCGATGGCCCGCTGACCTACTATGTACTGATGTTCCGTTCTAATAAGCCGATGGACCTGGAACGCTGCGCCAAAGCCGGCGGACCGGTGATGCTAAGTGCCGATTCGCTAAAATATGTTCCATCGGCTAAGGGTGGGGGCATCAAGTATTTCGACCGGCCGACTGCCATGAGCGAGAAACTGGAGATGCATATTACCGAACTGAAAGGCCG comes from Mucilaginibacter mali and encodes:
- a CDS encoding DinB family protein; amino-acid sequence: MKSVFNPADVAELTGRINNLTPATQPQWGKMSVSQMLAHCNVSYEMVYDPEKHPKPKGLMKFIVKAFVKKVVVGPKPYKRNTPTAPAFIIKDDRSFETEKARLTDYLNQTQQLGETHFDGKESHSFGPLTVGEWNTMFYKHLDHHLMQFGV
- a CDS encoding cupin domain-containing protein, translated to MMKNLLLLGMLIIAAGVAAQQKPVPSGVYHVADAPVVKSGDRESRKFAEGSTAELSYFRVHSSTQYKGAAPKPPHAQTDIEELIFVTEGTMKFTMGDKSQVLKKGSIVLVPPHTMQATENAGDGPLTYYVLMFRSNKPMDLERCAKAGGPVMLSADSLKYVPSAKGGGIKYFDRPTAMSEKLEMHITELKGRGPSHDPHTHVDTELILMLEGECEESINGKTYRGTAGDFFLMNSNELHGITNIQDKPCRYLAIRWK
- a CDS encoding CotH kinase family protein, producing the protein MIKRYALLVLIALSVWCCKKGTTTIDGEEIKPVVKPDSAGITSAVIQAKNNTGKIAADVTCTISGTDITALVPDRMLVKKLALTFTTRTANTTVKVGDTTQVSGVTITDYTKPVILNVTSATGDVKTYTVKFKVFTGLPVLYITSASAISSKDNYVKGSVIIDANQGFTQEVNSMTMQIKGHGNSTWALPEFKKKPYKIKFDSKIMMLGMAAAKDWILLANYDDKTLMRNYLALQLGKRLGADFTPDCRFVEVVLNGEFVGNYLLTTSVEVNSNRVAIKELSDKNTSDSEITGGYLVELDQKLDGASWFRTTKNLPFVVKSPDAPTAKQLDYIHNYFQAAEDALFSADFKDPDKGYAKYINPDSFITWYFTNEIFENDARDFSSIFYYKDRDGKLNMGPIWDFDLSAGNINYTPAQNPTGIWFIRDATWMIRLAQDPTYDLKVRAKWAQIREKEVKQIFTDIDQTAAYLKLSQQENFKKWPILDQYVWPNAVWLGTYDKEVAYMKDFLQQRINWMDANMGSW
- a CDS encoding TlpA disulfide reductase family protein, with protein sequence MMQKFVKAALFVWLTGCAQTLLAQNPLTSSPAFPERGQEVTITYHAGSPGAKIPAGAKNISLVFTYSTFYELPYKLPLVQHGNDWSVTFKLQRYATFATFYVQSDNIIDKPADNKHYNIAVYTNGKRVENGYLHEAYSLSAQMGRSALVHDMQRQLLQTELENYPDNYEAKIRLITNGIAGTKDAAEKKKLYEQGEQMIAGYFAQAPTVMGRINKVTMGYLILGENSRVDSVHRVVVNKYPNSDAAMDLLTEIVNKEKDTTKRIIKLEQALKTAKDPRGDGAKSLHSDLFDYYAARKNAPKALYHARFFRNDTSPHRARTLKEIAETLTKNHLAPDTALKYAGQALAIVDTYPVGIIRYFPEFGYIPAYVADSTRAKQVGMARASLLSIAAINHISKGHTITAIKEADEAVTLSDDKQTLNNIAWVYERQHQPEKAFNTYWKILLKEPGDSLALKASRKNYQAYKGSADGYKERLAELEKIQKQQMTRLVKKELLNLPGPQLLAITDLQGHPLDKESLKGKVVIMDFWATWCVPCMEELPYLQKVYTKYKDNPRVVFMVINSGSKNTLADAQNWAKQHSNYTFPLFYNGDSNIGDKVGFNLIPTIAVLDRSGKMQLRTIGFEGAVLEQKLSAGIDLLLEGM
- a CDS encoding RNA recognition motif domain-containing protein produces the protein MVKLYVGGFPLDTTEMELVQLISLHATVSTIKIVRDKKTRISKGYAFLEITERAGLDAAVDALDGYMLHGKELRLNMVEEAPPAPVRSYVKVAPRTGPPKKMRPRRNT